One region of Microbacterium rhizosphaerae genomic DNA includes:
- the sdhC gene encoding succinate dehydrogenase, cytochrome b556 subunit yields MSAPARLTPQISETTSKVPRGTLYRGREGMWSWVLHRITGVAIFFFLLVHVLDTALIRVSPAAYDAVIGTYKNPIMGLGEIVLVAAITYHAFNGLRIILVDLWSWGTRHQRQLWWGVIGLWAITMLGFIPRQLMVIVAEMSGAK; encoded by the coding sequence GTGTCTGCACCAGCACGCCTCACACCGCAGATCTCGGAAACCACCTCCAAGGTCCCGCGCGGCACGCTGTATCGCGGCCGCGAGGGGATGTGGTCCTGGGTCCTGCACCGCATCACCGGCGTCGCGATCTTCTTCTTCCTGCTGGTGCACGTCCTCGACACAGCCCTCATCCGCGTGTCGCCGGCGGCGTACGACGCCGTGATCGGCACGTACAAGAACCCGATCATGGGCCTCGGCGAGATCGTGCTCGTCGCGGCGATCACCTACCACGCGTTCAACGGGCTGCGCATCATCCTCGTCGACCTCTGGTCGTGGGGCACGCGCCACCAGCGGCAGTTGTGGTGGGGCGTCATCGGACTCTGGGCGATCACGATGCTCGGCTTCATCCCCCGTCAGCTCATGGTCATCGTGGCCGAGATGTCCGGCGCGAAGTAA
- a CDS encoding succinate dehydrogenase hydrophobic membrane anchor subunit has product MTSDTIAAPRTPAPSRRRGSNLEKWGWIYMRASGVLLVVLIFGHLFINLVAGEGVRQIDFAFVAGKYATPFWQWWDVIMLWLALIHGANGMRTIVNDYVMHAGTRRVLVWALWLAAAFLILLGTLVVFTFDPCLGVTPGSELAALCTA; this is encoded by the coding sequence ATGACCTCCGACACCATCGCCGCCCCCCGCACCCCGGCCCCGTCCCGCCGCAGGGGATCCAACCTCGAGAAGTGGGGCTGGATCTACATGCGGGCCTCCGGGGTCCTGCTGGTCGTCCTGATCTTCGGGCACCTGTTCATCAACCTCGTCGCCGGCGAGGGAGTGCGCCAGATCGACTTCGCGTTCGTCGCGGGCAAGTACGCCACGCCGTTCTGGCAGTGGTGGGACGTCATCATGCTCTGGCTCGCCCTCATCCACGGCGCGAACGGCATGCGGACGATCGTCAACGACTACGTCATGCACGCCGGCACCCGGCGCGTGCTCGTCTGGGCGCTGTGGCTGGCGGCCGCATTCCTCATCCTCCTCGGCACGCTGGTCGTCTTCACCTTCGACCCCTGCCTGGGAGTGACCCCGGGCAGCGAGCTGGCCGCCCTCTGCACGGCGTGA
- a CDS encoding mannose-1-phosphate guanylyltransferase, whose amino-acid sequence MPQPIEDFYAVIPAGGVGSRLWPLSRADAPKFLHDLTGSGQTLLRDTWDRLEPLAGADRIAVVTGRAHRAAVEKELPGIPDKNVFLESEPRESAAAIGLAAAILSRREPNVIIGSFAADHVIRGLRTFEFAVQQAVAVAREGYICTIGIQPTEPSIGFGYILKSDELPVDGAPEAAFVERFVEKPDLETAKEYFADRRYLWNAGMFISRADVLLGEIAEQDPHLYAGLMDLAEAWDDRERRGPVVDRVWPTLTKIAIDYVVAEPAAAKGRLAVIPGHFDWDDVGDFASLIKLNSHGRKNDLAILGPNARVLADASSGIVVSQTKRVISLIGVHDIVVVDTDDALLVTTSENAQRVKGIVDALKLNGGTDVL is encoded by the coding sequence ATGCCGCAGCCCATCGAAGACTTCTACGCCGTCATCCCTGCAGGGGGCGTCGGCAGTCGACTCTGGCCGCTGTCGCGGGCGGACGCACCGAAGTTCCTCCACGACCTGACGGGGTCCGGTCAGACGCTGCTGCGCGACACGTGGGATCGGCTCGAGCCTCTCGCCGGCGCCGACCGCATCGCCGTGGTCACGGGGCGCGCCCACCGTGCCGCGGTGGAGAAGGAGCTCCCCGGCATCCCGGACAAGAACGTCTTCCTCGAGTCGGAGCCGCGCGAATCGGCCGCCGCGATCGGGCTGGCCGCGGCCATCCTGAGCCGGCGCGAGCCGAACGTCATCATCGGCTCTTTCGCCGCCGATCACGTCATCCGCGGTCTGCGGACCTTCGAGTTCGCCGTCCAGCAGGCGGTCGCCGTGGCGCGCGAGGGGTACATCTGCACGATCGGCATCCAGCCGACGGAGCCGTCGATCGGATTCGGCTACATCCTGAAGTCCGACGAGCTCCCCGTCGACGGCGCGCCCGAGGCGGCGTTCGTCGAGCGGTTCGTCGAGAAGCCGGACCTCGAGACGGCGAAGGAGTACTTCGCCGACCGCCGGTACCTCTGGAACGCGGGCATGTTCATCTCCCGCGCCGACGTCCTGCTGGGCGAGATCGCCGAGCAGGATCCGCACCTCTACGCGGGTCTCATGGATCTCGCCGAGGCCTGGGACGACCGAGAGCGACGCGGCCCGGTCGTCGATCGCGTCTGGCCGACCCTCACCAAGATCGCCATCGACTACGTCGTGGCGGAGCCCGCCGCGGCCAAGGGCCGGCTCGCGGTGATTCCGGGCCACTTCGACTGGGATGACGTCGGCGACTTCGCGAGCCTCATCAAGCTCAACTCCCACGGGCGCAAGAACGACCTCGCCATCCTCGGCCCCAACGCCCGCGTCCTCGCCGACGCATCCAGCGGGATCGTGGTCTCGCAGACTAAGCGCGTGATCTCGCTGATCGGCGTGCACGACATCGTCGTGGTGGACACGGACGACGCTCTCCTGGTCACCACGAGCGAGAACGCGCAGCGCGTGAAGGGCATCGTCGACGCCCTCAAGCTGAATGGCGGAACCGACGTGCTGTGA
- the sdhA gene encoding succinate dehydrogenase flavoprotein subunit: MSTQTADSIVKDGVHYHQFDIVIVGAGGAGMRAAIEAGPGAKTAVISKLYPTRSHTGAAQGGMAAALANVEEDSWEWHTFDTVKGGDYLVDQDAAEILAKEAIDAVIDLENMGLPFNRTPEGKIDQRRFGGHTADHGKTPVRRACYAADRTGHMILQTLFQNCVKLGINFFNEFYVLDLITVGEGRNKQIAGVVAYELATGDLHVFQSKAVIFATGGFGKIFKTTSNAHTLTGDGVGIVWRKGLPLEDMEFFQFHPTGLAGLGILLTEGARGEGAILRNASGERFMERYAPTIKDLAPRDIVSRCMVQEVAEGRGAGPHRDYVLLDCTHLGAEVLETKLPDITEFARTYLGVDPVVEPVPVMPTAHYAMGGIPTNNKAEVLSDNTTVVPGLYAAGECACVSVHGSNRLGTNSLLDINVFGKRAGRNAVEYVKTAEFVPLPENPAQAVSDMIEKLRNNAGTERIAVLRKTLQDEMDRKAQVFRTDESLGEVLGTIEELRDRYLNVHVDDKGKRYNTDLLEAVELGFLLDLAEVVVYAARNRKESRGGHMRDDYPKRDDENYMQHTMAYLTGDAHSSDASDHITLDWKPVVVTRYQPMERKY, from the coding sequence GTGAGCACGCAGACCGCGGATTCCATCGTCAAGGACGGCGTCCACTACCACCAGTTCGACATCGTCATCGTGGGCGCCGGCGGCGCGGGGATGCGGGCGGCCATCGAGGCCGGCCCCGGGGCGAAGACCGCCGTCATCTCCAAGCTGTACCCCACGCGCTCGCACACGGGTGCGGCGCAGGGCGGCATGGCGGCGGCGCTCGCCAACGTCGAAGAGGACTCGTGGGAGTGGCACACCTTCGACACCGTCAAGGGCGGCGACTACCTCGTCGACCAGGACGCGGCGGAGATCCTGGCGAAGGAGGCCATCGACGCGGTCATCGACCTCGAGAACATGGGCCTGCCGTTCAACCGGACGCCCGAGGGCAAGATCGACCAGCGCCGCTTCGGCGGGCACACGGCCGACCACGGCAAGACCCCGGTGCGCCGCGCATGCTACGCCGCCGACCGCACCGGCCATATGATCCTGCAGACGCTGTTCCAGAACTGCGTGAAGCTCGGCATCAACTTCTTCAACGAGTTCTATGTCCTCGACCTCATCACGGTCGGTGAGGGCAGGAACAAGCAGATCGCCGGCGTCGTGGCGTACGAGCTGGCCACGGGCGACCTGCACGTCTTCCAGTCCAAGGCCGTCATCTTCGCCACGGGCGGCTTCGGCAAGATCTTCAAGACCACCTCGAATGCGCACACGCTCACCGGCGACGGCGTCGGCATCGTGTGGCGCAAGGGCCTCCCCCTCGAGGACATGGAGTTCTTCCAGTTCCACCCGACGGGGCTGGCCGGACTCGGCATCCTCCTCACCGAGGGCGCGCGCGGTGAGGGCGCGATCCTCCGCAACGCGAGCGGCGAGCGCTTCATGGAGCGCTACGCCCCCACCATCAAGGACCTCGCCCCGCGTGACATCGTGAGCCGCTGCATGGTCCAGGAGGTCGCGGAAGGCCGCGGCGCCGGTCCGCATCGCGACTACGTGCTGCTGGACTGCACGCACCTGGGCGCCGAGGTGCTCGAGACCAAGCTCCCGGACATCACCGAGTTCGCGCGCACGTACCTCGGTGTCGACCCCGTCGTCGAGCCGGTGCCGGTCATGCCGACCGCCCACTACGCGATGGGCGGCATCCCGACCAACAACAAAGCCGAGGTCCTCTCCGACAACACGACCGTCGTGCCCGGCCTCTATGCCGCCGGCGAGTGCGCGTGCGTGTCGGTGCACGGCTCCAACCGGCTCGGCACGAACTCGCTGCTCGACATCAACGTGTTCGGCAAGCGCGCCGGCCGCAACGCCGTGGAGTATGTGAAGACCGCCGAGTTCGTCCCGCTGCCGGAGAACCCGGCCCAGGCCGTCTCCGACATGATCGAGAAGCTGCGCAACAACGCCGGCACCGAGCGCATCGCCGTCCTGCGCAAGACGCTGCAGGACGAGATGGACCGCAAGGCCCAGGTGTTCCGCACGGACGAGTCGCTGGGCGAGGTGCTCGGCACGATCGAGGAGCTGCGCGACCGCTACCTGAACGTGCACGTCGACGACAAGGGCAAGCGGTACAACACCGACCTGCTCGAGGCCGTCGAGCTCGGCTTCCTCCTCGACCTCGCCGAAGTCGTGGTCTACGCGGCCCGCAACCGCAAGGAGAGCCGCGGGGGCCACATGCGCGATGACTACCCCAAGCGCGACGACGAGAACTACATGCAGCACACGATGGCGTACCTGACCGGGGACGCGCACTCGTCGGACGCGTCGGACCACATCACGCTGGATTGGAAGCCCGTCGTCGTGACCCGCTACCAGCCGATGGAGAGGAAGTACTGA